The DNA segment ACACCAtgctgccgtgtgtgtgtgcgtgtgcgtgcgtgtgtgtgtatgtgcgtgtgtgcaggtaTAACTGCAAGCAAGAATTTCAGATTCACGATGACATCCACAAGAGCAACTACAAAGTGGGACGGCTATCGGACGCCATGCCCGAGCATTACCTGGTGCAGGTACTACGTAGGaattacagacacacacacacacacacacacacacacacacacgcacacacgtatatgGAAAGGCATGCAGCGCGGTGCAAGCACATTGTCATGCGGCGTTTTATGAGGCAGTGGGGGTGGATTGTATCAGGAAGGCGTGGTGTCGCTTTTCTCAGGATTTTGATGTGCCCCCTCACTTGCTTGCTTGCTCACCTTGATACTTGATCTTTCATGGCATCTTTTCGCACTTGCAGTTTGCTTTCTATCCACCCATCAAAGGTGGCAATTGTCTTTTGTTATCTTCAATCTCAAAGGATATGCAATCGTTTGTCCAAACTGctctctgattaaaaaaaaagaaaaaatcctccCAGCATGCAAGCAGTGACCTAAATAGCATTTTTGCGCACGTTCAAAACCAAACACTAGCCACCAATTAACGCATTTCCTACCCTGTAATCTCTTGGGCATCAGTGCCAATGTGAATGACGACGATGGCACATTTGACCGCTGTGATAGATTTCCTCGCCAGTAAAGCAAAAGCCATGTCCTTTTTGCTGCAGGTTGAAATGTgaaaccactagatggcagcagacaCTAGACAACTGTTTGCCAACATGGCACAATTTTGATGGGAAATTTCATAGCGCACCACCAAACTCTAGTGTCAGAAAGAAATGAAGTGACGCGAATAAAAAGCGGCGATTTTATgctattttgacttttttcatcCAGCTTCTATTCTGCTTAGCTTCCAATTTTGAACCATTCACTCTCACAAGCACACCTCTGGAGAGCCGAGTGGGAAGGACGTGTGCTTATTGTGCCCTTTTCTACCAGGCTGAGTTCTTCATGGTGCAGGACGTGTACAGCAAAGCGGACGTCCTCAGCACGACTGGCTCCTTCGGAGCGCCCAACTTCCGGCGGGTGAAGGGATCGTACCAGCTCTACGGGATGGGTCAGCCCAGCCTGAACGGATTCAAGCGGGTCTTGCAGATGCTCCAAGCACAAGGACACGAGGTCACCTACCGTCTTTGGTGCTTTCGGAGCACGTAGGTGGCACTTCAATTCTGCTCCTCTGATGTTTCTTGTCCTTTGTTTCCCCGGCCTGCCAGGAGGTTGTTTTTGTCTGCGTGCGAGAAGAGCCGGTGGTCTTCCTGCACAAGGGCGACGACTTTGTCCCGTACACTCCCAGGAGGAAGGAGAACCTCCATGAGAATCTCCACGGACTGGAAAAGGAGGAGCCGGTGGAAATGCTGGAGCTTACCATCAGGAAGGAGGTGACTTGGACTTGGGCTTGGCTTCTTTTGTTTGGCATGATGGCATGTgttaaaaactaaacaaaacaaaattacaagCAAAACAGAGGTAAGGAAAAAGATTGAAATTGGAGAGTGAATTTTtgttaagaaaaacaaagcatttaAGGTCACCGCCCCCAGTCACtcaacgttgtttttttttggtatggtcGTAAAGTGCTCTTTTTATCTTTCATCCTTTCTGTTAGCTGCACGACTTTGCCAAGCTGAACGAAAACATCTACTACGTTTACAACGACATTGAGTACCTGAAAGGCGAGCCTCAGAAGATGGCGATCACATGCGAGGAGGACATCCACGTGACGGAGGAGGTTTACAAGCGGCCCGTGTTCACCATGCCGGCCTACAGGTGCTCGCCGCTCTCCTTCGGCCATCGCTCGGCAACCGCTGACCGCATTTGTGCTCGTCTTCTTTGCAGCTATTACAGATTACCGCTACCTGTCGAAGGAGCGCCTTTGGAAGAAGACTTTGATGCTTTTGTCAACATCCTCAGGGTGAGCCCAACTAGCCTTGTTAAGCATCAGTCAGGTTCGATAACTATTGTCGTCGTTTCGTCTATCTATCCGTCGCCCTCCCAGGAGAGTCCCGGCTTGTCCCTGCAACGCGACATGCCACCCGCGCCGCCCGCGCTGCTCTTCAGCTGCCAGGTGGGCGTGGGCCGCACCAACTTGGCCATGATCCTGGGCGCCCTGGCCATCAACCGCCTCCAGGGCAACTTGCGCCCCCAGTCTCCGTAAGGGCTCATTAGCCATTATTAGTCCGTATTTGTTGAAAAGTTAAACTTTTTATTGCCATACAACAATTGTGTCCTTGTAGAATTGTGGAGCCGGCGGAGGCCCTTCCGGAGGCCAGACCTGTTTTCCGCATCATCCAGTCTCTGGTTGCCAGGCTGCCAAATGGACAGCAAATCCTTGAGGAGGTGAATTTCTCTCACCAGATTATATTCAGGGATGGTGGAATGGTGACACCTATGTGTGTTTGCGTCGTCAGGTGGACCAGGCCATTGAGCTGTGTTCGCAAATGCACAACATCAAAGAAGCAATATACGAGAACAAAAGTAAACTGGAGGGCCTCGGAGATGATTATCAGATCCAGGTTGGTGCTTTTCTCTGTTCCTACCTGGGAGTCTCCTCCTTGGTGAATTGTACATTTACAACCAAggtaaaattagaaaaaaaaatagctgcaaTAGATTTTTCTGAATTTAGAATGAAGCCTGACAAATGTTCTTCCTGTGTTGCATGTCAGGGAAACAGCACCAAAGAGTACTTCCTCAGCAGAACCCGGCAGAGCTTGGAGCGCTACTTCTACCTGATTGTGTTTAACGCATACCTCCACGAACAGGTGAGTGTCTTCAATGAGTGCTCGCTCTCCCGGCCGCTAAAGCCGCGTGTCGCCATTGCAGTATCCCCAGGCCTTCGTGTCCAACTTCAGCCAGTGGATGTGCCGCCACACTTGGCTCTACCGCCTGCTGGCCCGGATGGACCTTTCTGAGCTATCGGCGTCGCCTGAGCTGGTCACCAGAGGAGCCCGTGTCTTGGTGAGCCTCCGCTGAGGGACTATTGGGGAATATTTCCCCACAATGAGTAGTTTTCAAATAATTATTCAACATGGGAAATGTCTTAGAAAGAATAATTTTacattaaaaagtcatttttttttatatttaattgaCCATGAAACTGCACGATTTGTTTGTTGTGCAGGTGGCCGGCGAGTATTTAGCACCCGACGTCCTGAGCACCGCCAAGGAGATGAAGGCGCTCAACTTCAGACGCGTGCCCAAGATGCCCGTGTACGGAATGGCGCAGCCCACGTCCGAGGTGGCGCGCAAACCCCGCCCCAAcgttactttttgttttttccttttgaacAAATTGTCTATTCTTGATTGCGGTATTTTTCCTATTGATGCCCCGCTCGAAacaaaagttctttttttttttcgtgcgtgtgtgcgcaggcGGCTGGAGCCGTGCTGGCTCACCTGATGGACGAAAAGCGCAAGCACAGCCGCGTTCTGTGGGTCAACCTGCAGGAGGAGCTGCTTGTCGAAGCCAACGGGCAGATCTTCACCCCCAGGGAGCCCTCGCGCTTGGATCAGCACATTGCCGTCCCGGCGTCAGACCCGCTCGTCATTGAGGTCAGGAGGGAACGTTTTCAGGGAATAACATTGCTGCATATGCCAACTCACTTGTTCTGGACCTTAGAAGCTGGAGGCGTCCCTGAAGGACGAGATCTTGCGAGCCCAGAAGTGGTTGGAGGTGACTCTGGAGCAGGAGAAGCAGATGAAGATGTTCAAGAGCGTCCTGACGGCACAGGAGGTCTTGGTGCAGCACAAGAAGGCCACGCCAGCCCTCAGCTACAAGCGCGTCCCTCTGCCCGACTGCGCCGGCCCTCAAGAGGAGGTAGCCGCGAACACTTTGAGCCACAAAACCCTTTTGACAAATCGAGTTACTCAACGTTCGTGCAGGATTTTGACAAGCTTCTGGACGCCATGAAGAGCTCGCTGGCCGAGGACTCGCGCTCGGCCTTCGTCTTCAACTGCTCCAACGGCAAAGGCAGGACCACCACGGCCATGGTGCTGTCCGTGCTCACTCTGTGGCACTTCAACGTACGGCGCGCCGCTCGCTCTCGCCTGACCGCACGATGAATTGGACCAAGACGCCCGTTTCTTGTCGCCCGCAGGGCTTTCCGGAGTTTCCCGAAGACGAAATCGTGAGTGTCCCTGATGCCAAGTACACCAAAGGGGAATTTCAAGTaggttgtcacacacacacacttttttcccCAGCTGATAATAAATGTCTGGATAGTCACatgtaaaaatacattaaatatatatacatatacccttttttccccatccatcttTCCACGTCAACTTCTCCAAAGTAGTTTTACTTAGTTTTATTCCAAACACAAAAGAAGTccactttatttttgttttgctttttttgggcTCTATGATTATTTCTGTCTTGATGTGGTAACACATTGgggaaaaagaacatttctCTGAGCGTTTACTTTCTGCTGTGCCTTGATGAACGCAATTAATCTTGAATGTAAACCAGCATCTTCTGGCGGTGTGGCCGGGGTTGCCATGGAACAAGAATATTTTatccctccccccccaaaaaaaaaattgttgtgcAATGGCCTCaacatgccacaagatggcccTAAAGCCACATTCGCCTGTGAATGGTCCTCCTGCGTGCTTCTCCAACCATCCCTGGTGTAAGATGTTATCATTGTTTTTTCTTGACAGGTGGT comes from the Syngnathus typhle isolate RoL2023-S1 ecotype Sweden linkage group LG18, RoL_Styp_1.0, whole genome shotgun sequence genome and includes:
- the pald1a gene encoding paladin isoform X2, producing the protein MGTTASAAPPPSPLEGVLGNGMADGRPSLGMSPFHTAGVHSNKAKSIITNKVAPVLITYNCKQEFQIHDDIHKSNYKVGRLSDAMPEHYLVQAEFFMVQDVYSKADVLSTTGSFGAPNFRRVKGSYQLYGMGQPSLNGFKRVLQMLQAQGHEEVVFVCVREEPVVFLHKGDDFVPYTPRRKENLHENLHGLEKEEPVEMLELTIRKELHDFAKLNENIYYVYNDIEYLKGEPQKMAITCEEDIHVTEEVYKRPVFTMPAYSYYRLPLPVEGAPLEEDFDAFVNILRESPGLSLQRDMPPAPPALLFSCQVGVGRTNLAMILGALAINRLQGNLRPQSPIVEPAEALPEARPVFRIIQSLVARLPNGQQILEEVDQAIELCSQMHNIKEAIYENKSKLEGLGDDYQIQGNSTKEYFLSRTRQSLERYFYLIVFNAYLHEQYPQAFVSNFSQWMCRHTWLYRLLARMDLSELSASPELVTRGARVLVAGEYLAPDVLSTAKEMKALNFRRVPKMPVYGMAQPTSEAAGAVLAHLMDEKRKHSRVLWVNLQEELLVEANGQIFTPREPSRLDQHIAVPASDPLVIEKLEASLKDEILRAQKWLEVTLEQEKQMKMFKSVLTAQEVLVQHKKATPALSYKRVPLPDCAGPQEEDFDKLLDAMKSSLAEDSRSAFVFNCSNGKGRTTTAMVLSVLTLWHFNGFPEFPEDEIVSVPDAKYTKGEFQVVMQLVRLLPDGHRMKREVDMALDSVSETMTPMHYHLREIIICTYRQIKGGKSEKECHQLLLKSLQYLERYIYLILFNTYLHLEKKDSWQRSFALWMEQVASRAGVYDVLNRLSFSEFKSSPDRVSPAQLARLRWRWQQQNLRPELPFRGHFL
- the pald1a gene encoding paladin isoform X1, which codes for MASFLGPATARCILQLQAPSCLTPLLSPRRWHAEVGTPVEFQWATPEWPYAGRSVGHGRSMGTTASAAPPPSPLEGVLGNGMADGRPSLGMSPFHTAGVHSNKAKSIITNKVAPVLITYNCKQEFQIHDDIHKSNYKVGRLSDAMPEHYLVQAEFFMVQDVYSKADVLSTTGSFGAPNFRRVKGSYQLYGMGQPSLNGFKRVLQMLQAQGHEEVVFVCVREEPVVFLHKGDDFVPYTPRRKENLHENLHGLEKEEPVEMLELTIRKELHDFAKLNENIYYVYNDIEYLKGEPQKMAITCEEDIHVTEEVYKRPVFTMPAYSYYRLPLPVEGAPLEEDFDAFVNILRESPGLSLQRDMPPAPPALLFSCQVGVGRTNLAMILGALAINRLQGNLRPQSPIVEPAEALPEARPVFRIIQSLVARLPNGQQILEEVDQAIELCSQMHNIKEAIYENKSKLEGLGDDYQIQGNSTKEYFLSRTRQSLERYFYLIVFNAYLHEQYPQAFVSNFSQWMCRHTWLYRLLARMDLSELSASPELVTRGARVLVAGEYLAPDVLSTAKEMKALNFRRVPKMPVYGMAQPTSEAAGAVLAHLMDEKRKHSRVLWVNLQEELLVEANGQIFTPREPSRLDQHIAVPASDPLVIEKLEASLKDEILRAQKWLEVTLEQEKQMKMFKSVLTAQEVLVQHKKATPALSYKRVPLPDCAGPQEEDFDKLLDAMKSSLAEDSRSAFVFNCSNGKGRTTTAMVLSVLTLWHFNGFPEFPEDEIVSVPDAKYTKGEFQVVMQLVRLLPDGHRMKREVDMALDSVSETMTPMHYHLREIIICTYRQIKGGKSEKECHQLLLKSLQYLERYIYLILFNTYLHLEKKDSWQRSFALWMEQVASRAGVYDVLNRLSFSEFKSSPDRVSPAQLARLRWRWQQQNLRPELPFRGHFL